CAAGGGAATACTCATGGCTTCGCGCAAGCAGATTCCAATATGGGGTTTGAGCGATGTGGATGTAGACGCCACCACGGTCGGATCTACCGGATCGACACTTGAACTAACTCGCCTCTACAAGCCTGATCTGAGCGGCAACTGTGAATTTATTGAAGCTGACTCGCTTGAGGAAGCCGCCGACAAACTCGGCGACCGTCTTCGCGAAGACAAAATAATCTAGAACACAAGGGAGATAACAATTCATGTCGAATGACGTTCTGATATTAGCTGAAAGAATCAATGATCGAATTTCCTTGGTGAGTAGCGAGCTCTGTAATATCGGAAAAAATCTTGCGAACGAGAATGGCGGCTCACTCGTCGCGCTCCTTCTCGGCGGCGAGGGCACGAAAGATCTCGCTAAAGGACTCATCGCCCTTGGAGCAGACAAGGTCATCGCTGCCGAAGCCAATATCCTAGAGGGATACAACAACGCCGCATACACCCAGGTTGTGGACACGGCCTACAAAGAAGTATCACCCTCCATTTTCCTAACGGGCTGCACATCAATCGGACGTGACATTGCCCCTCGAATCGCCTTTCGGAACAACACGAGCTTCGCTAACGACTGCACCGAACTCTCCTTGGAGGATGGCAAGCTCTCGGCGGTGCGTCCTGTTTACGCAGGCAACGCCATGAGCCACGTACGGTCCAAGACAGAAACAGCTACCGCCACCATTCGCATGAAAGCGTTTGCTCTTGCCGATGAGGACGAAGGCCGGAGCGGTGAGATGGGTGAAATTGCCGTCTCTGTCGAAGAGGGGGACTTAAAGACAAGCTATGTCGAAACCAGACAAGTTGAGTCTGAAGGCGTTCGTCTTGAGGATGCCGA
Above is a window of Nitrospinaceae bacterium DNA encoding:
- a CDS encoding electron transfer flavoprotein subunit alpha/FixB family protein, whose amino-acid sequence is MSNDVLILAERINDRISLVSSELCNIGKNLANENGGSLVALLLGGEGTKDLAKGLIALGADKVIAAEANILEGYNNAAYTQVVDTAYKEVSPSIFLTGCTSIGRDIAPRIAFRNNTSFANDCTELSLEDGKLSAVRPVYAGNAMSHVRSKTETATATIRMKAFALADEDEGRSGEMGEIAVSVEEGDLKTSYVETRQVESEGVRLEDAEYVVSGGRGLGGPENFEQLEKLAKLLKAAVGASRAAVDAGWAPTHMQVGQTGKIVSPMLYVAVGISGAMQHMVGAGPSKNIVAINTDPDAPIFQRARYGIVGDYKKVIPALTEKFEKLLEN